From the genome of Pseudonocardia sp. EC080619-01:
CGGGATGGCGGGGCGGCTCCCCGGCGTTGAGTCCGGCGTGGAGCAGCGGACGGACGTGGTCGTGATCGGCGCCGGGCAGGCGGGGCTGTCCGCGGCGGCCGGGCTGCGGCGCGGCGGGCTGGAGCCCGGCCCCGGGTTCGTCGTGCTCGACGGCGAGGACGGCCCCGGCGGCGCGTGGCGGCACCGCTGGCCGACGCTGCGGATGCGCACGGTCAACGGGATCCACGACGTCGCCGGCGTCCGGTCCGGGTTCGACGACCCGGGTGCCGATCCCGACCGGCCCGCCCGGGAGGCGGTCCCCGGCTACTTCGCCGCGATCGAGCGGGCCTGGGACCTGCAGGTGGTGCGCCCGGTCCGGGTGCACGCGGTGCGCGACGCGGACGACGTGGCCGGCCGGGACGGGGAGCTCACCGTCGGGACCGACGCCGGCACCTGGACGGCCCCGCACCTGATCAACGCGACCGGCACCTGGACGCGGCCGTTCGTGCCGTCCTACCCGGGCGCCGGGACGTTCCGCGGGACCGCCCTGCACGCCCGCGACCACACCGGCCCGGAGGCGATGGCCGGGAAGCGGGTCGTCGTGGTGGGCGGCGGGATCACCGCGGTGCAGCTGCTCCTGGAGATCGCCCCGTACGCGGCGTCGACGACCTGGGTGACGCGGCGCGAGCCGGTCTGGCACGAGGGGCCGTTCGACGCCGGGCACGGCCGCGCCGCCGTCGCGCTCGTGGAGGAGCGGGTGCGGGCCGGGCTGCCGCCCCGCAGCGTCGTCGGCGTCACCGGGCTGGGCCTGACGCCGGAGGTCCGGGCCGGGATCGCGAGCGGCGTGCTGCGCAGGCGGCCGATGTTCGCCCGCATCACCCCCGACGGCGTGACCTGGGACGACGGCACCCACGAGGCCGCCGACGTCCTGCTGTGGGCGACCGGGTGGCGGCCCGCGACCGGGCACCTCGCGCTGCTGCGGCTCCGGTCGCCGGGTGGCGGGATCCGGCTGGGTGAGCCGCTGGACACGACCGTCGTCGCCGACCCGCGGGTGCACCTGGTCGGCTACGGGCCGTCGGCGAGCACGATCGGCGCGGACCGGGCGGGCCGGGCCGCCGCCCGCGCGGTGCTGGCCGGGCTGCGCGACCGGGACAGCGCGGCCGCCTGAGCCGTCACTCCCGCCGTTCCCGGCTGAGCAGCCGGTACTCGCGCAGCACCAGCACGATGATCGCGACGTCGAGCGCGGCGAGGAACGGCAGCAGCAGCGACCCGGTGTGCCAGGCGTGCACCAGCTCGTAGACCACGAACAGCGACAGCACGACGATCGCGGGCGGGTACGCCGGCTGCCACTTGCGCAGCAGCGCCCCCACCAGCGCCAGCTTGATCGCCCCGTGCAGGGCGAGGTAGACGACGGCGAAGGTGCGGTCGCCGCCGGCGAACGCGTCGGTCCCGGCGACGAGGTGCCGCGCCAGGGTGCCGTCCGGCGGCCCGACGAGGTCGCGGGCGAGGATCCGCGCCACCACGTGGTGCAGCCAGTCCCCGGACACCAGCAGCAGCGCGACCGCGGCCAGCAGCTCGGCCGCGCCGTCGACACCCTTGACCACCAGGGCGATCCGGAACAGCCGCTCGGTCCACCGGGCCTGCTCGGCCGCCGGTCGTGTCATGGCGCGACCCTAGACCGGCCCGGTCGCGTTGCAGAACGCAACCGACCGTCGTGATCTCGTGAGCGAGTGACCCGCCCCGGAGCGCTCCGGGGCGGGTGGTGCCGGTCAGTCGGTGCGGACCTCGGCGCCGTCCTGGCTCCAGCGGGTGTGGAACTTGCCGTCGGCGTCGATGCGCTCGTAGGTGTGCGCGCCGAAGTAGTCGCGCAGGCCCTGGATCAGGTTCGCCGGGCCCCGCTCGCGGCGGTAGCCGTCGTAGTAGGACAGGCTGGAGGAGAACGCGGGGATCGCGACGCCGTTCTCGGTCGCGGTCACCACGACCCGCCGCCACGCGTCCTGCGCCGCGCCGACGGCCTCGGTGAAGTACGGGACCATCAGCAGGTTGTCGAGGTCCGGGTGGGTCTCGTAGGCCTCGGTGATCCGGTTGAGGAACTGCGCGCGGATGATGCAGCCGCCGCGCCAGATCCGGGCCATCGCACCCAGGTCGAGGTCCCAGCCGTTCGCCTGCGACGCGGCCCGCATCTGCGCGAAGCCCTGCGCGTAGGCGACCACCTTCGACGCGTAGAGCGCCTGGCGGACGTCCTCGACCAGCTGGTCGACGTTCGCGGTGCGCTGCTGCGCCGGCCCGGCCAGCGTCGTCGACGCGGCCTTCCGCTCGTCACGCAGCGCCGACAGCGTCCGGGCGAACACGGCCTCGGTGATGCCGGTCAGCGGGACGCCGAGGTCGAGCGCGTCGATCGCCGTCCACCGGCCGGTGCCCTTCTGCTCGGCCTGGTCGGTGATGACGTCGACCAGCGGCGTGCCGGTCTTCTCGTCGGTCTTCGCGAGCACGATGCCGGTGATCTCGATGAGGAACGACTCGAGGTCACCGGTGTTCCACTGCTCGACGATCTTGCCGATCTCCGGCGCCGAGAGCCCGCCGACGTGACTGAGCAGGTCGTAGGCCTCGGCGATGAGCTGGATGTCGGCGTACTCGATGCCGTTGTGCACCATCTTGACGTAGTGCCCGGCCCCGCCCGGCCCGACGTGCGTGCAGCACGGGGTGCCGTCGACCTCGGCGGCGATCGCGGTGAGGATCTCGGAGACCTCGCCGTAGGCCTCCACCGGCCCGCCGGGCATGATGCTCGGCCCGTTGAGGGCGCCCTCCTCGCCGCCGGAGACGCCGATCCCCATGAACCGCAGCCCGCGCTCGGCGCAGTAGGCGGCGCGGCGGTCGGTGTCGGGGAAGTGCGAGTTGCCGGCGTCGATGATGATGTCGCCGGAGTCGAGCAGCGGCGCGAGCTCGTCGATGACGGCGTCCACCGGCTTGCCGGCCTTCACCATGACGACGATCTTGCGCGGCGTCTCCAGCGCGTCGACGAACTCCTGCAGCGACTCGGCACCGGTGAAGGAGCCCTCGTGGCCGTAGTCCTTCATGAACTCGGTGGTCTTCGACGTGGTGCGGTTGTGCACCGCCACCCCGAACCCGCGGCGGGCCATGTTGCGGGCGAGGTTCGCCCCCATCACCGCCAGCCCGGTGACCCCGATCCGGCTCTTCTCCGCCATCGAACTCCTCCGTCTCGCTCTGCCGTGTGCGTGCGTCGCGCGCGATACCCCCGCGCGAGCCGCGGACCGGGCACCATCCTGGCCCTTCCGGCGTCCGCCGCGCGCGGTGCGTCCGCTGTCCCCTTGGTCACGGCGGTCATCGGCCGCGGAGGAACTCCAGCAGGAGCCGGCCCGCCTCCTCCGGTGCCTCCTGCGGGATCCAGTGCCCGGCGCCCTCGACGAGCGCGAACCGGAAGTCCTCGACGAACTCCGACGAGCGCCGCATCTGCCCCTCGGTCAGCGCCATGTCGCCGTCGCTCCACACCCCGAGGACCGGGACCCGGACCGGTGGCACCTGCGGGATCTCGGTGGCCACGAACGTCGCCGGGTCCACGTTGGCGCGGTACCACTCCAGCGACGCGGTCAGCGCACCCGGCCGGGACAGGTCGGCGATCTGCTGCGCGGGCAGCGGGTGCCCCTCCGGGAACGACGCCTGGGCCCAGGCCCGGAGGAACTGCCAGTCGTGCGCGGGCAGCACCTCCTCGGCGACGCCCGGGAACTGGAACCACAGCATGTACCAGGACATCGCCTTCTGCCCGAACCCGGCCGTCGCGAACGCGGCGGGGTGCCCGACGGAGAACGCGGCGTAGCGGGTCACCCGGTCCGAGGCGAGCGTCAGCGTCCACCCCAGCACCGCGCCCCAGTCGTGCCCGGCGAGGGCGAAGCGGTCGATCCCGAGCGCGTCGGCGACGCCGAGGACGTCCGCCCGGAGCGCCTTCATCCGGTAGTGCTCGGTCCCCTCCGGCCGGTCCGACTCGCCGAACCCGCGCAGGTCGGGCACGACGACCCGGTAGCCGGCCGCCGCGAGGACCTCGGCCTGGGGCTCCCACAGCGTCGCCCGGTCCGGCCAGCCGTGCAGCAGGACGACGACCTCGCCCGGCCCACCGGTGTCGTGCACCGACAGGGTGGTCTCGGGCCGGGTCGTGCCGGGGACGGTGATCCGCTGCGGTGCGGGGAGGGCCATGCGTCGCTCCTGGTGGATGTCCGGGACCTGTCCCCCGCACGCTAGGCGGTGATCGCCGGCGCGGGGCACCGCGGCCGGATCCCGGTTCGTGGGACCGCCCCGGCGCGGGGTGCCGGGCCGATCGAGAATGGGCCCATGGCCCGCAGCGACGCGATCGGACCGCCGGGTGCGGGCGGACAGGCCGACGACAGCGGCGCGGAGGGCGGGCGCAGCGGGCTGGTCGGCACGATCGGGCTGGTCGGCGGCGTCGTCGGCGGTCTGATCGGCGGCGGGAGCGGGGTGCTGTTCGTCCCGGCGCTCGACCGGTTCACCCGGATGTCGCGGGCCCGGATCCACGGCACGTCGACGATCGCCAACATCGGCGTGTGCGTCGCGGGGGCCGCCGCCTACGCGGCCGGTGGCGGGGTGCTGGACCTGCGGGCCGGCGTCGGACTGATCATCGGCGGCACGGTCGGCGGGCTGGTCGGGCCGGCGCTGCTGGCGCGGGCGTCGGAGACCCTGCTGCGCGTCCTGCTGATCGGGATCCTCCTGCTCACGGCCGTGAAGCTCACCGTCGACGCGCTCGCGCTCCCCCTGTTCGACGGTGCGCTCGTGCCGCAGGAGCTGATCGACGACCCGTGGTTCCTGTACCCGGTGACGACGGCCGTCGGGCTGGTCATCGGCGCGTGGGCCGGGGCGATGGGGCTCGGCGGCGGGCTGCTCGCGGTGCCCGCGATGGTGCTGCTGTTCGGGACCGACCTGCACGTCGCCGCGGGGACGTCGCTCCTGATGTTCATCCCGAACTCGATCGTCGGCACGGTCGTGCACCTGCGCCAGGGGACGGCGTCGGGCCGGTGGGGGCGGCTGCTCGCGGTGACGGCGGCCCCGGGGACGGTCGCCGGGGCGGCGCTGGGGCTGTCGCTCGACGCCGTCGTGCTCGGGCTGGTGTTCGGGACGTTCGCGACGGCGATGGCGGTCCGGGAGATCGTCCAGCTGCTGCGCACACGTGCGTGAGGGGGCGCGGAGGCGCTACCATGAAGGGTGCGACCTGACGAAGACATCGTAGCTCCGCGCTTTCAGCATACCACGGATGGGAAGAGTGTGAACAGAGCCCTCGCCGACCAGGAACTGACCGCGGAGACCGGGCAGGTCCGCGCACTGCACGCACTGCTCGCCACCGAGCTCGCGGAGGCGACGGCCCGCGCACGCGGCGGCGAGGCCGCACCGACCGGTGAGGAGCTCAGCGCCCGCTGGGAGCGGGACGTCTCGGTGCACCGCTGGTCGGAGCGGGTCACGGCGCTCAAGGCCGCCCGGGCGGGGCTGTGCTTCGGGCGCCTCGACCACACCGGCGGGGAGGCGACCTACGTCGGCCGGATCGGGCTCACCGACCCGGCCGACGGGGAGAGCGCGCTGGTCGACTGGCGGGCGCCGGCGGCCCGGCCGTTCTACTGCGCCACCCCCGTCACCCCGCTCGGGGTGACCCGGCGGCGGCACTTCCGCATCGCCGGTACCGCCCCCGACGAGCGCGTCGCGTCGTACAACGACGACGTCCTGGACCGCTCGGCCCTGGCCGGGACCGACGCCCGGTCGGCGTCGGACCCGGCGCTGCTCGCCGCACTGAACGCGCCCCGCGGATCGCAGATGCGCGATATCGTGACGACCATCCAGGCCGAGCAGGACGAGATCATCCGGCTCCCGCTGGCGGGCACCGCGGTGATCGAGGGCGGCCCGGGCACCGGCAAGACCGCCGTCGCGCTGCACCGGGTCGCCTACCTGCTCTACGCGCACCGCGACCGGCTGGCCCGCAGCGGTGTGCTCGTCGTCGGGCCGAGCGCCGGGTTCGTGCACTACGTCGGCGGGGTGCTCCCGGCGCTGGGTGAGTCGGCCGTGGTGTTCACGACGCCCGGCCAGCTGCGGCACGGCGTCGTCGCGGGCGCCCTCGACCCGCCGGAGGTCGCGCGCACCAAGGGCGACCTCGCGATGGTGGACGTGCTGCGCCGCGCGGTCGCCGACCGGCAGGAGCTGCCGGGCGGCCGGATCGCGATCGAGCTCGACGACGTCACCGTCGAGATCGACGACGCCATGGTCGCGGAGGCCCGGCGGCGGGCACGGGCCACCGGGTCGGCCCACAACGTCGCCCGCGTGACGTTCCGCGACGCGCTCGGCGGTCTGCTCGTGGACCAGGGCCTGGAGGCGCTCGGCGCGAGCCTGGAGGACCCGCCCGAGGTCGCCGAGCTCCTCGCCGGGCTCGGCGACCTGCCGGAGATCGAGCCGGCCGGCGCGGCGGAGGTGTCGGCGGAGATGCGGCAGGGGCTGCGCGCGAACCTGCGCTCGGAGCCCGGCTTCCACGCGGCCGTCGAGCAGCTCTGGCCGGTGCTGACACCGGAGCGGGCGCTCGCCGACCTCTACGCGTCGCGGCGGCGCCTCGCGGCGGCGGCCGGCGGGACCGACCTCACCGGCCTGCACCGCGCCGCGGGCGCACCGTGGACGGTGGCCGACGCACCGCTGCTCGACGAGCTCGCCGAGCTGCTCGGGGACCCGCCCGGTGCGGCGGCCACCGCCGAGGAGCCGGACGGGCGCTACGCGGCCGACGTCCTGTCCATCCTGGAGTCCGCCGACCGCGACCTCGCCGGTGAGGACGCCGACGAGCTGCGCCCGACCGACTTCGTGACCTCCGACGTCCTGGCCGGACGGCACGTGGCCGGGATCGGTGGGACGGTCGCCGAGCGGGCCGCGGCCGACCGGGACTGGCGGTTCGGGCACCTCGTCGTCGACGAGGCGCAGGAACTGTCCGCGATGGACTGGCACGTCCTGCTGCGCCGGTGCCCGTCGCGCTCGATCACCGCGGTCGGCGACCTCGCCCAGCGCAGCGCACCCGCCGGGGCCCGCAGCTGGACCGACGTGCTCGCCCCGCACCTCGACGACCGGTGGACGCACCGCACGCTCACGGTGAACTACCGGACCCCCACCGAGATCATGGACCCGGCGGCCGAGGTCCTGGCGTCGTTCGCGCCCGGGCACCGGCCACCGGACTCGGTGCGGGAGACCGGCGAGCACCCGTGGGACCGCACGGTCCCCGCGGCCGGCCTCGCCGACGCGGTGCGGGAGGCGGTCGAGGCCGAGGCGGCCCGGCTCGACGACGGGACCGTCGCGGTGATCGCCGCCGACACCACCGGTCTCGACGATCTCCCGGCGCAGGTGCACACACCGGTGTCGGCGAAGGGCCTGGAGTTCGACGCCGTCGTGATCGTCGATCCGGAGCGCGTCCGGGCCGGGAACCCGGCCGATCTCTACGTGTCGATGACCCGGGCGACCCGGCGGCTCGGGCTGCTGCGCCCGGCGGACTGAGCGGCCCGGGCCGGGCGGCGGAGGATCAGAACGCGGGCCAGGGGATCGCCGGCCCGAACCCGTCCGGCCCGGGGAAGTGCGGCTCGGCGAGGAGGTGGTCGATGCGGGAGCGCAGCGCGGCCACCTCCCGCCGGGTGACGTGCTCCCCCAGCGTGTCGGCGAAGTCCCCGGCGAGACGGGATCGCAGCTCCTTGAGCTGCGCGGTGCGCTCCTCGCCGATGCCGTCGCCGATCCAGCCCCACAGCACCGTCCGCAGCTTGGGCTCGGTGTGCAGGGTGAGACCGTGGTCGACGCCGTAGACGCCGCCGTCACCGGCGACGATGACGTGCCCGCCCTTGCGGTCGGCGTTGTTCACGACGACGTCGAACACCGCCATCGCGCGCAGCTGCGGGTGGTCGGCGTGCACGAGGACGACCGGGTCACCGGCGCCGTCACGGGCACGCAGCACCGGCAGCCAGCCGCCCGGCACGTCGCCGGGCTCGCACAGCTCCACCAGCGACTCCGACGCCAGGTGGAGGGTCTGCTCGTCGAGCTCCCCGTCGAGCTCGTCGCCCTCCGAGCCCGGGTCGGTCAGCGCGCTCTCGTCGCCGGACGACACCCAGGCCTGCACCATTCCCGGCCCGAACGGGGCCTCCTCCCGGAGCACCGTCGGCGGCACGACGTTCAGCCCGGAGACCTCGGACACCAGGTAGGCGCCGACCTCGCGCCCGGCGAGCGTGCCGTCCGGGAAGTCCCAGAGCGGGCGCTCCCCGCGGACCGGCTTGTAGACGCAGCGCAGCTCGGTCCCGTCGAGCGTGACGGTGCCGAAGAGGGTGGCGTTGGACGCGTCGACCATCCGTCCGGTGACCTCGAGCCGCCCCCGGTCGAGGATCTCGAGCACGGCCGGGTCGCGGAGTCCGGGAGCCGGGCTCACTCGACCCTGCTCACTCGGAGGACCCGGCCACGGGGTTGCGGTCGTGGTAGCCGTTCAGCCGGACGCAGACGTGGCCCTCGGGGTCGAGCGGCTCGGCACACAGCGGGCACGGCGCGCGACCCGCGCCGACGACCTTCTCGGCCCGGTCGGCGAACGCCTTCGCCGCGTTCGGTGAGAGGAACACGCGCAACGCGTCCGGCCCCTCCTCGGTGTCGTCGAGGACGACCGACTCGTCGATCTCCTCCTCCGACACCGCGAGGAGCTCGACGACGATCGAGCTGGAGTCCGCGTCCCACCCCAGGCCCATCGTGCCGACCCGGAACTCCTCCTCGAGCGGGACGTTCAACGGGTCGTTGTCGGAGCCCGGCGTCTCGTCGCCCTCGGGGAGGTTCTCCTCGCCGAAGCGCTTGGACACCTCGCCGAGCAGCGCGGTGATCCGCTCCGCCAGCACCGAGACCTGCTGTTTCTCGAGCAGCACGCTGATCGTGCGCGAGCTCTCGATCGCCTGCAGGTAGAAAGCGCGGTCGCCGGGTTCACCGACGGTGCCGGCCACGAAGCGGTCCGGGCGGCGGAAGACGTGGATGACGCGTGCCATGACCCTTCCCAGGGTAGGCGAGACGGGAACCGGGGGCATCCCCACCGTCGGCCGACAGCGCTGTCACCAGGAACGATGGGAGAAGGATCACCTTACCTCACGCGTTGGTCGCGCCTCCGACCACCGCGTCCGACGACGGCTTCTCCTCCGCCGGCCTGGGGATCAGGCTCGCCACGTCGCCGGACTGCTCGTTCATCCGCGCGACGAACGGGCGCAGCTGGGTGTAGGCGACGACGCTCACCGAGCAGGTGTCGACGACGATCCGCTGGAAGTTGTCGAGGTGGCAGGCGAGCGCGTCGGCCAGTACCGCCTTGATGACGTCGCCGTGGCTGCACGCGAGCACGATGGCGTCGTCGCCGTGCTCGGCGCGCACCCGCGCGACGTGCCTGCGGACGCCCGCGACCGCCCGGGCCTGCATGCCGGCGAGCGACTCGCCGTCCGGGAACACCGCCGCCGACGGGTGGGCCTGGACGACCTTCCACAGGTCCTCCGAGGTCAGCTCGGAGATCTTCCGGCCGGTCCACGAGCCGTAGTCGACCTCGGCCAGGTCGTCCTCGACGACGGGCTCCAGCCCGCGGGCGGCCGCCAGCGGCGCCACGGTCTCCCGGCAGCGGGTCAGCGGCGAGGTGACCACGGAGGCGATCGGCAGGTCGGCGAGCCGGTCGACGACCTTCGCGGCCTGCTCGCGGCCACGGTCGTCGAGCTCGACCCCGGGGGTGCGCCCGGCCAGCACCCCGGCGGTGTTCGCCGTGGAGCGCCCGTGCCGCAGCAGGATCAAGGTCGTCACGCGGGCGAGGCTACGTGACGTGCGCGGACCGGGGCGGGAGCCCCGGGCCCGCTCAGGTCGCGGAGACCGCCCCGATCGCCAGCGCCGCCAGCAGGGCGACACCCAGCGCGATCCGGTACGCCACGAAGACGTAGACGGTGTTGTTCTGCACGAACCGCAGCAGCCACGCGATGACCGCGTAGCCGACGACGAAGGCGATCACGACGGCGACGACCATCTGGGCCGCCGACGGTCCGTCGCCCGCGAACACGTCGGGCAGCGTGAACAGGCCCGCACCGAACACCGACGGGATCGCCAGCAGGAACGAGTACCGGACGACCGCCGGCCGGGTCAGGCCGAGCGCCAGTCCCGCGGTGATCGTGCCCCCGGACCGGGAGACCCCCGGGACCAGCGCCATGGCCTGCGCGAACCCGAGCACGATGCCGTCCCGCCAGGTGATCTTCTCGATCGGTTTGCGCTGCTTCCCGAACCGTTCGGCCAGGCCGAGCAGGATCCCGAAGACGACCAGCATCGTCGCGACCAGCCACAGGTTCCGTGCCACGGTCTCGACCTGGTCCTTGAGCAGCACGCCCAGGACGGCGATCGGGATCGAGCCGACGATCACCAGCCAGGCCAGCCGGTAGTCGTCGGTCTGGCGGACCTCGGCGTCGCGGAACCCGCGGAGCCAGGTGACGAACAGCCGCCACAGGTCCTTCGCGAAGTACACGATCACCGCGGCCTCGGTCCCCAGCTGGGTCACCGCGGTGAAGGCGGCCCCGGGATCGCTGTTGAAGAACACCTCGGACGTGATCCGGAGGTGCCCGGACGACGACACGGGCAGGAACTCGGTGAGTCCCTGGATGAGGCCGAGGACGATCACCTCGAGCCAGCTCATCGGCGCCCCCGGACGAGGGGCACCGGCTGCAGTGCGGCCTGATCGGTCACGGGCCGTCACCGTACGCGTGGAGACGGGGGTCACTACGCGCGCCCTCGACGGTGGCGGGGGTGAACCCGCCTAGGCTCGGGGACCGTGCTGAGCAGACCGGTGGGCGCCAGCGGCCTGGAGGTGTCCCGGGTCGGGCTGGGCACGATGACGTGGGGCGAGGACACCTCGCCCGCGGAGGCGGCGGAGCAGCTGCGGGTCTTCGTCGACGCCGGCGGCACCCTCGTCGAGACCGCCGACGACTACGGCGGCGGCGCGGCCCAGCAGGTGCTCGGCGGGCTGCTGCGCCGGACGGTCCCCCGGGACGACCTCGTGATCGCCGGGCGGGGCAGCACGGCCGGCACGGCGGGGCCGGGCGGGCGGGCGTCCCGGGCCACGCTGCTGCGCTCGCTGGACACGACCCTGCGCCGGCTCGGCGTCGACCATCTCGACCTGTGGCAGTTCCCCGGCTGGGACCCGCACGTCCCGCTGGACGAGATGCTGTCCGCGGTGCAGGTGGCGGTCTACTCGGGCCGGGTCCGCTACACCGGGCTGGTCGCCCCGCAGGGCTGGCAGCTCGCCACGGTGGCCGGTGCCGCGGCGGGCGGGCCGGACCCGGCCGTGTGCCGGCCGGTGTCGACCCAGGTGGAGTACTCGCTGCTGGCGCGGGAGCCGGAGGCGGAGCTGCTGCCCGCGGCCCGGCACCACGGACTGGGGATCCTCGCGTGGGCCCCGCTGGGCCGCGGGGTGCTGACCGGCAAGTACACCGACGGCACCCCGGCCGACTCGCGCGGCGCGAGCACGCTGCTGGCCTCCTACGTCGAGGCCCGCCGCACCGAGCACTCCGCGCGGATCGTGCAGTCGGTGCTGACCGCGGCCGACGGGCTCGGGACGTCCCCGCTCGTCGTCGCCCTGACCTGGGTGCGCGACCGGACCGGGGTGGCGAGCGCCGTCGTCGGTGCGCGGGACGCGGCGCAGCTGCTGGCCTCGCTCGCGGCGGAGGACGTGACCCTGCCCGCCGAGATCCGGACCGCACTCGACGACGTGAGCGACCCCGTCCGGTGACGTGACGCGGCCCGCAGGCCCCGGGGATGCGGGACGTTCGTGGTGGCCGGGGACCGAGCTGCATGCCTATCGTGGTCACGCCAGCACCACCCGCCGTTCACCCGGCGGGCGGCGCCGTGACAGCGCGACCGGGAGGCACGGATGGCGGAGAGCGGACCGGAGGAGTCGGCAGCCGAAGGGAATCGGTACGCCGGGACTCGGGACGGCGAGGGCTGGATCGACGACCGGTACGAGTACCGCCCCGTGCGGATCGACGGCGACGTCCCCCGGTTGACGGCCGCGGTCCGGCTCGCCATCCAGGCCGAGTTCTCCGGCTGGGAGCTCTCCCGGCTGCGCCTCTACCCGGGCGGGGTGCGCAAGGTGGTCCTCCGGCGGAGGATCAGCCACGCGCACGGGCTCCTGCCCGAGCCGACGTTCTGAGCCTCAGCCGCCGTACGGCACCGTGATGATCTCCAGCAGGTGCCCGGACGGGTCCTCGAAGTAGATCCCGCGCCCGCCGTCGTTCGTGTTGACCTCGCCCGGACGGGACCGGCCCGGGTCCGCCCAGTACTGCTGGCCGCGGTCCCGGATCCGGCCGAACGCGGCGTCGAACTCCGCGTCGGAGACCAGGAACGCATAGTGCTGGGAGACGACGTCGGCGCCCGGGCCGGCGTCGAGGTAGTCGAGACTCACGCCGTTCGCGGTCTCGACGACTCGGAACGGGCCGAACGGCTGCGGCTCCGGCAGCGCGAGGACCGCGGCCAGGTACGCGGCACCGGCCCGCTTGTCGTGCGAGTGGACGATGGTGTGGTTCAGCTGTGCCATGCCGGAGAGCCTGCGACCTGAACCTCGGTCGAGGTCAAGGGGCCGTTCCCCGGCGGGTCCCGCTCAGTGGTCCTGCCAGCCGATCTCCGGCGGCTTCCCCGCGCCCTTCGGGCTCGGCACCCCGCGGAACCCGTACGGCGCAGGCTCCCGCCCCGGCTGCACGAACCAGCACTCCCCCGGCTCGCCCCGCTCGAGGATGTCCTCGATCCCGCCCGCGACGTCGTCCGCGGTCAGCATCGGGAACTCCCCGAACCGGTCGCGCACCCGCGCGATCAGCGGGGTGTCGGCGAAGCCGGGGCAGACCGCGTTCACCCGGATCCCCTCCGGCGCGAGCGTCGGCGCGGCGGACCGGACGTAGCCGACGACGGCGTGCTTCGTCGCCGTGTACAGCGCGTCGCCGGGCATCCCGACCAGCCCCGCCAGCGACGACGTCGCCACCACGTGCCCGCCGCCCGCCCGGCGCAGCGCCGGGACGGCCGCGGCCAGCCCGAACACGACGTGGTCGAGGTTGACCCCGAGGATGCGCCGGTAGTCGTCCAGGTCGAGGTCCTCGATGCCGGACTGGCCCGCGGTCACACCGGCGTTGAGGAGGACGACGTCGAGCCGGCCGAACCGGTCCTCCGCCGCGGCGACGGCGGCCGGCATCGCCCCGGGATCGGTGACATCCGCGCCGATCGCCAGACCGTCCGACCGGCCGGCGACGGCCGCGGCCGCGTCGGCGTCCCGGTCCACCACGACGATCCGTGCCCCCGCCGCCACCAGCCGGTCCACCGCCGCCGCGCCGATGCCCGACGCGCCGCCGGTGACCAGGGCGACCCTGCCCGAAAGATCCATGACGGCCACCCTGCCCCATGCGGACCACCCGCCGGAAGCGGCCCGGCCTCTCGTCCGGGCGGGAGCGTGCTGCGATCGTGCGGGGATGGAGGACCACGCGATCGCGGACGACGGCACCGCCCTGCACGT
Proteins encoded in this window:
- a CDS encoding UvrD-helicase domain-containing protein; protein product: MNRALADQELTAETGQVRALHALLATELAEATARARGGEAAPTGEELSARWERDVSVHRWSERVTALKAARAGLCFGRLDHTGGEATYVGRIGLTDPADGESALVDWRAPAARPFYCATPVTPLGVTRRRHFRIAGTAPDERVASYNDDVLDRSALAGTDARSASDPALLAALNAPRGSQMRDIVTTIQAEQDEIIRLPLAGTAVIEGGPGTGKTAVALHRVAYLLYAHRDRLARSGVLVVGPSAGFVHYVGGVLPALGESAVVFTTPGQLRHGVVAGALDPPEVARTKGDLAMVDVLRRAVADRQELPGGRIAIELDDVTVEIDDAMVAEARRRARATGSAHNVARVTFRDALGGLLVDQGLEALGASLEDPPEVAELLAGLGDLPEIEPAGAAEVSAEMRQGLRANLRSEPGFHAAVEQLWPVLTPERALADLYASRRRLAAAAGGTDLTGLHRAAGAPWTVADAPLLDELAELLGDPPGAAATAEEPDGRYAADVLSILESADRDLAGEDADELRPTDFVTSDVLAGRHVAGIGGTVAERAAADRDWRFGHLVVDEAQELSAMDWHVLLRRCPSRSITAVGDLAQRSAPAGARSWTDVLAPHLDDRWTHRTLTVNYRTPTEIMDPAAEVLASFAPGHRPPDSVRETGEHPWDRTVPAAGLADAVREAVEAEAARLDDGTVAVIAADTTGLDDLPAQVHTPVSAKGLEFDAVVIVDPERVRAGNPADLYVSMTRATRRLGLLRPAD
- a CDS encoding SCO1664 family protein encodes the protein MSPAPGLRDPAVLEILDRGRLEVTGRMVDASNATLFGTVTLDGTELRCVYKPVRGERPLWDFPDGTLAGREVGAYLVSEVSGLNVVPPTVLREEAPFGPGMVQAWVSSGDESALTDPGSEGDELDGELDEQTLHLASESLVELCEPGDVPGGWLPVLRARDGAGDPVVLVHADHPQLRAMAVFDVVVNNADRKGGHVIVAGDGGVYGVDHGLTLHTEPKLRTVLWGWIGDGIGEERTAQLKELRSRLAGDFADTLGEHVTRREVAALRSRIDHLLAEPHFPGPDGFGPAIPWPAF
- a CDS encoding DUF3090 domain-containing protein, with the translated sequence MARVIHVFRRPDRFVAGTVGEPGDRAFYLQAIESSRTISVLLEKQQVSVLAERITALLGEVSKRFGEENLPEGDETPGSDNDPLNVPLEEEFRVGTMGLGWDADSSSIVVELLAVSEEEIDESVVLDDTEEGPDALRVFLSPNAAKAFADRAEKVVGAGRAPCPLCAEPLDPEGHVCVRLNGYHDRNPVAGSSE
- a CDS encoding histidine phosphatase family protein, with amino-acid sequence MTTLILLRHGRSTANTAGVLAGRTPGVELDDRGREQAAKVVDRLADLPIASVVTSPLTRCRETVAPLAAARGLEPVVEDDLAEVDYGSWTGRKISELTSEDLWKVVQAHPSAAVFPDGESLAGMQARAVAGVRRHVARVRAEHGDDAIVLACSHGDVIKAVLADALACHLDNFQRIVVDTCSVSVVAYTQLRPFVARMNEQSGDVASLIPRPAEEKPSSDAVVGGATNA
- a CDS encoding undecaprenyl-diphosphate phosphatase, with amino-acid sequence MSWLEVIVLGLIQGLTEFLPVSSSGHLRITSEVFFNSDPGAAFTAVTQLGTEAAVIVYFAKDLWRLFVTWLRGFRDAEVRQTDDYRLAWLVIVGSIPIAVLGVLLKDQVETVARNLWLVATMLVVFGILLGLAERFGKQRKPIEKITWRDGIVLGFAQAMALVPGVSRSGGTITAGLALGLTRPAVVRYSFLLAIPSVFGAGLFTLPDVFAGDGPSAAQMVVAVVIAFVVGYAVIAWLLRFVQNNTVYVFVAYRIALGVALLAALAIGAVSAT
- a CDS encoding aldo/keto reductase, which translates into the protein MLSRPVGASGLEVSRVGLGTMTWGEDTSPAEAAEQLRVFVDAGGTLVETADDYGGGAAQQVLGGLLRRTVPRDDLVIAGRGSTAGTAGPGGRASRATLLRSLDTTLRRLGVDHLDLWQFPGWDPHVPLDEMLSAVQVAVYSGRVRYTGLVAPQGWQLATVAGAAAGGPDPAVCRPVSTQVEYSLLAREPEAELLPAARHHGLGILAWAPLGRGVLTGKYTDGTPADSRGASTLLASYVEARRTEHSARIVQSVLTAADGLGTSPLVVALTWVRDRTGVASAVVGARDAAQLLASLAAEDVTLPAEIRTALDDVSDPVR
- a CDS encoding DUF5703 family protein, yielding MAESGPEESAAEGNRYAGTRDGEGWIDDRYEYRPVRIDGDVPRLTAAVRLAIQAEFSGWELSRLRLYPGGVRKVVLRRRISHAHGLLPEPTF